The proteins below are encoded in one region of Winogradskyella helgolandensis:
- the panB gene encoding 3-methyl-2-oxobutanoate hydroxymethyltransferase, translating into MSVAKKDYKRITVKSLIDMKSRGEKISMLTAYDYTMAKIVDGAGIDVILVGDSASNVMAGHETTLPITLDQMIYHASSVVRAIDRSLVVVDLPFGSYQSDPKEALRSAIRIMKESGGHAVKMEGGKEVKESIKRILHAGIPVMGHLGLTPQSIYKFGTYTVRAKEEQEAEQLKHDALMLEKAGCFGIVLEKIPAALAKEVAESVSIPVIGIGAGADVDGQVLVLHDMLGMTHEFNPRFLRRYMNLYEEMTTAIGQYVDDVKSEDFPNDEEQY; encoded by the coding sequence ATGTCAGTAGCAAAAAAAGACTATAAAAGAATAACTGTAAAAAGCCTTATAGACATGAAATCTAGAGGTGAAAAAATATCCATGCTAACAGCTTACGATTATACCATGGCTAAAATTGTGGATGGTGCTGGTATTGACGTCATTTTAGTGGGTGATTCTGCAAGTAATGTTATGGCAGGTCACGAAACCACGTTACCCATTACATTAGATCAGATGATTTATCATGCCTCTTCTGTCGTGAGAGCTATAGACCGTTCATTAGTGGTGGTTGATTTACCTTTTGGAAGTTACCAAAGCGATCCAAAAGAAGCCTTACGTTCTGCCATTAGAATCATGAAAGAATCTGGTGGACACGCAGTTAAAATGGAAGGCGGAAAAGAAGTCAAAGAATCTATAAAGCGAATTTTACATGCCGGAATTCCTGTTATGGGACATTTAGGATTAACACCTCAATCCATTTATAAATTCGGAACTTATACGGTTAGAGCCAAAGAAGAACAAGAAGCAGAACAATTAAAGCACGACGCTTTGATGCTTGAAAAAGCAGGCTGTTTTGGCATTGTTTTAGAAAAAATTCCTGCAGCATTAGCGAAAGAAGTTGCCGAAAGCGTTTCTATTCCTGTAATCGGTATTGGTGCAGGCGCAGATGTAGATGGACAAGTTTTAGTTCTACACGATATGCTTGGTATGACGCATGAGTTTAATCCACGTTTTTTACGTCGTTATATGAATCTTTATGAGGAAATGACAACTGCTATTGGTCAATATGTAGATGATGTTAAGTCTGAAGATTTTCCAAATGATGAGGAACAATATTAG
- a CDS encoding sensor histidine kinase: protein MENFLIIKYISLYNVISCVTILQAEGPVISTQAERNLIIYMIIVLIIICSLVILFFVFYQKRKNQLLLRNVEQQQKFDEELLKTQQEIQEETLKHVGRELHDNVGQMLVLATMQMSAVASSISGEAKSGVENAAKALKDSLEEVRALSKSLNSDVIFNLGFEATLKNEVARLNKSGLIDSTLSITGEKVNFENRKDEIILFRILQEFFSNTLKYAEAEHLNVTLAYQEQLLIIKIEDDGIGYDIESVAKSSGLINMKKRAELLSANYNLESQKHKGTTLTLEYPYKTI, encoded by the coding sequence ATGGAAAATTTTCTTATCATTAAATATATTTCTTTATATAACGTTATCAGCTGCGTTACTATTTTGCAAGCCGAAGGCCCAGTAATTAGTACTCAGGCAGAACGGAATTTAATAATATATATGATTATTGTACTAATCATTATATGTTCGTTGGTTATTCTCTTTTTTGTCTTTTACCAAAAACGTAAAAATCAGCTTTTATTAAGAAATGTTGAGCAACAACAAAAATTTGATGAAGAGTTGTTAAAGACGCAACAAGAAATTCAGGAAGAAACTTTAAAACATGTCGGTAGAGAATTGCATGATAATGTTGGACAGATGTTAGTTTTGGCAACAATGCAAATGAGTGCCGTTGCAAGCAGTATTAGTGGCGAAGCTAAATCTGGTGTAGAGAATGCAGCTAAGGCTTTAAAGGATTCTTTAGAAGAAGTGAGAGCGCTATCTAAATCTCTAAATAGCGACGTCATTTTTAATTTAGGTTTTGAGGCGACCTTAAAAAATGAAGTGGCGCGTTTAAATAAGTCAGGACTGATTGATTCTACGTTATCAATAACAGGTGAGAAGGTAAATTTTGAGAATAGAAAAGATGAAATTATTTTATTTAGGATTCTTCAAGAATTTTTTTCAAATACCTTGAAGTATGCTGAAGCTGAGCATCTAAACGTTACTTTAGCTTACCAAGAACAATTATTAATAATAAAAATTGAAGATGATGGTATCGGCTACGACATTGAATCTGTAGCAAAAAGCTCTGGATTAATTAACATGAAAAAAAGAGCAGAACTGTTAAGTGCTAATTATAACCTAGAATCTCAAAAGCATAAAGGCACGACACTTACGTTGGAATATCCGTATAAAACAATTTAA
- a CDS encoding DUF2891 domain-containing protein, whose product MKKQYFLIVLLLVFNCKNSEEKQVEIKRDVVAVEVVQPPILNLEQANRLAKLPLHCMTTEYPNKLNQTIGGASDLKTPKELHPAFYGCFDWHSAVHGHWSLVSLLKEFPDLDNRAEIGQKLLQNISKENIEQELLYFEGEYNTSFERTYGWAWLLKLAEELHTWDNDIARRLEANLLPLTNLIIEKYLEFLPKLNYPIRVGEHPNTAFGLSFAYDYAVAVEHSELMTLIENRAKDFYENDQDCPLEWEPSGFDFLSPCLEEAALMKRVLSVEDFKVWVNDFIPELINDDFDIAVGEVSDRTDGKLVHLDGVNFSRAWSLNYIAQDLPEYKHLQNLANKHINYSLPSIVGDSYEGGHWLGSFAIYALNSIDNE is encoded by the coding sequence ATGAAAAAACAATACTTTTTAATAGTGCTTTTATTGGTTTTTAATTGTAAAAACAGCGAAGAAAAACAAGTTGAAATAAAGCGTGATGTTGTAGCCGTTGAGGTTGTTCAGCCTCCGATTCTAAATCTGGAGCAAGCTAATCGTTTAGCAAAATTACCTTTGCATTGTATGACTACCGAGTATCCAAATAAGCTAAATCAAACCATAGGTGGTGCTTCTGATTTAAAAACACCAAAAGAGTTACATCCAGCATTTTATGGTTGTTTCGATTGGCATTCTGCCGTTCATGGCCATTGGAGTTTGGTGTCGTTATTGAAAGAATTTCCTGATTTGGATAATAGAGCTGAAATCGGACAAAAACTACTTCAGAATATTTCTAAAGAAAACATAGAACAAGAATTGCTTTACTTTGAAGGTGAGTATAATACGTCTTTTGAGCGGACTTATGGCTGGGCTTGGTTGTTAAAGTTAGCGGAAGAATTACATACTTGGGATAATGATATTGCAAGAAGGCTAGAGGCTAATCTTCTCCCATTAACCAATTTAATTATTGAAAAATACTTAGAGTTTTTGCCGAAGTTAAATTATCCAATAAGAGTAGGAGAACATCCCAATACGGCTTTCGGATTAAGTTTTGCCTATGATTATGCGGTTGCAGTAGAGCATTCAGAATTAATGACCTTAATTGAAAATAGGGCTAAGGATTTTTACGAAAACGATCAAGATTGTCCATTAGAATGGGAGCCAAGCGGTTTCGATTTTCTATCTCCATGCTTAGAGGAAGCGGCTTTAATGAAACGTGTCCTGTCTGTTGAAGACTTTAAAGTATGGGTAAATGATTTTATACCAGAATTAATAAATGATGATTTTGATATCGCTGTTGGTGAGGTGTCTGATAGAACTGACGGAAAGCTGGTGCATCTTGATGGTGTCAACTTTTCTAGAGCATGGAGTCTCAATTATATTGCTCAAGATTTGCCAGAATATAAACACCTTCAAAATTTAGCCAATAAGCATATCAATTATTCGTTGCCAAGTATTGTTGGAGATAGCTACGAAGGTGGACATTGGTTAGGGAGTTTCGCTATTTATGCGTTGAATTCGATAGATAACGAATGA
- a CDS encoding Nramp family divalent metal transporter: MKKFFKNIGPGPLVAAAFIGPGTVTVCTLAGVNFGFTLLWAMALSIFATVILQEMAARLGIVSQKGLSEIIREEIKHPIVKAIAVLLIISAIVIGNAAYEAGNISGGALGMEAIVGNVIWEVGQLKLNIMSLIIGAIAFVLLYIGNYKVLEKTFVFLVILMSFAFITTAILTKPNLLEILKGIVTPVAPEGSILTIIALIGTTVVPYNLFLHASLAKTKWKSKDDLPIAKKDTFVAVILGGTVSMCIIIAASAIQKQPITNTSDLALGLEPLFGSFAKYFLAIGLFAAGITSAITAPLAAAFVASGCLGWESDLKSKKFKSVWMIIVVLGVVFSSIGFKSIEIIKFAQVANGLLLPVIAGFLLWVMNKYSVLGTYVNSKLQNVLGLIILVITIFLGMKGILSVFNVI; the protein is encoded by the coding sequence ATGAAGAAATTCTTCAAGAATATTGGGCCGGGACCTTTAGTTGCAGCCGCTTTTATTGGTCCTGGAACAGTGACGGTTTGCACTTTAGCGGGAGTCAATTTTGGATTCACATTATTGTGGGCCATGGCATTATCTATTTTTGCAACCGTTATATTGCAAGAAATGGCAGCGCGATTAGGAATCGTATCGCAAAAAGGCTTGTCTGAAATTATTAGAGAAGAAATAAAACACCCAATTGTAAAAGCTATTGCTGTACTTCTAATTATCAGTGCTATCGTCATTGGAAATGCAGCTTACGAAGCCGGAAACATTAGTGGCGGTGCTTTAGGAATGGAAGCCATTGTTGGAAATGTGATTTGGGAAGTCGGTCAGCTAAAACTCAATATAATGAGTTTAATCATTGGAGCAATTGCTTTTGTTTTGCTTTATATCGGAAATTATAAAGTCTTAGAAAAAACCTTTGTGTTTCTAGTGATTCTTATGAGTTTCGCTTTTATAACGACAGCGATTCTAACAAAGCCTAATCTTTTGGAAATTCTAAAAGGAATAGTGACTCCTGTAGCTCCTGAAGGTAGTATTTTAACAATTATAGCGTTGATTGGTACAACCGTTGTGCCATACAATCTCTTTTTGCATGCGTCTTTAGCGAAGACCAAATGGAAATCTAAGGATGACCTACCAATAGCTAAGAAAGACACCTTTGTTGCTGTGATTTTAGGAGGAACAGTGTCTATGTGTATCATAATTGCGGCATCAGCGATTCAAAAACAACCTATTACTAATACTTCGGATTTGGCTTTAGGATTAGAGCCTTTATTTGGGAGTTTTGCAAAATACTTTTTAGCCATCGGTTTGTTTGCTGCGGGAATTACGAGTGCGATTACGGCGCCTTTGGCTGCTGCATTTGTAGCTAGTGGGTGTTTAGGTTGGGAATCGGATTTGAAATCTAAAAAGTTTAAATCGGTTTGGATGATCATCGTGGTATTGGGCGTTGTGTTTTCAAGTATTGGGTTTAAATCTATTGAAATCATAAAATTTGCTCAAGTAGCTAATGGCTTGCTATTACCAGTTATTGCTGGGTTTTTATTGTGGGTAATGAATAAATATTCTGTTTTAGGAACGTATGTAAATTCGAAACTTCAAAATGTTTTAGGTCTTATTATTTTAGTAATCACTATCTTTTTGGGGATGAAAGGGATTTTAAGCGTTTTTAATGTCATATAA
- a CDS encoding SH3 domain-containing protein has translation MNLKILYICLFVSTVIQAQNHHYLNADTRLYNEANESEGFKGYFKVNARVEVLSAQTSEWSFVKADNDTKGYVQSKYLSDKPISSQNTVDDSDNPILNGDTYYGGHHLFVTVASLRARGKPSLSGEIRAILTMGEAVPVKYIPIEKEAWVNISNNRYIQRKYINERPDYDALALTYANIEKDNFDERLKIAERLVELAWNSGYAYLKSAYLVLLDVAKETNNTALITSTQMYLTLADGLEHPLPHESVTEFIENASFKIEGVKTNKQMIDINTVIDTYGQPLKIESISDECGVYYSSTFYYYKNMILAVNIEENLGEIVDVILDENSIFILNENSILDHTVTETEFLKLYSKYIITSIQNLHTYTILNAYGGYNINFKNGKIYSITVFNLC, from the coding sequence ATGAATTTAAAAATACTTTATATATGTCTTTTTGTTTCAACCGTGATTCAAGCTCAAAATCACCACTATTTAAACGCTGATACACGCCTTTATAATGAAGCTAACGAAAGCGAAGGTTTCAAAGGATATTTTAAAGTCAATGCGCGTGTTGAAGTACTTTCTGCACAAACATCTGAATGGAGTTTTGTTAAAGCGGATAATGACACTAAAGGTTATGTGCAATCAAAATACCTTTCCGACAAGCCCATTTCAAGTCAAAATACAGTAGACGACAGTGATAATCCCATTTTAAATGGCGACACCTATTATGGTGGACATCATTTATTTGTGACTGTGGCCTCTCTAAGAGCAAGAGGAAAACCAAGTTTGTCTGGAGAAATTAGAGCCATCTTAACCATGGGTGAAGCTGTGCCAGTAAAATATATACCGATTGAAAAAGAGGCATGGGTAAATATATCTAACAACAGATACATTCAAAGAAAATATATTAATGAACGTCCAGATTATGATGCTTTAGCATTGACTTACGCTAATATAGAAAAAGATAATTTTGATGAACGCCTGAAAATTGCTGAACGTTTAGTAGAGTTAGCTTGGAATAGTGGCTATGCCTATCTAAAATCTGCTTATCTTGTTTTACTCGATGTCGCTAAGGAAACTAATAATACAGCATTGATTACATCTACACAAATGTATTTGACTTTAGCTGATGGTTTAGAACATCCATTACCACATGAATCTGTTACCGAATTTATAGAAAATGCGAGTTTTAAAATAGAGGGTGTAAAAACCAACAAACAAATGATAGACATAAATACTGTTATCGACACTTACGGGCAACCTTTAAAAATCGAAAGCATAAGTGATGAATGTGGAGTTTACTATAGTAGCACATTTTACTATTATAAAAACATGATCTTAGCTGTTAACATTGAAGAAAACTTAGGAGAAATTGTGGACGTTATTTTAGATGAAAATAGCATCTTTATTCTGAACGAAAACTCTATTTTAGATCATACTGTAACTGAAACTGAATTTTTAAAATTATACTCCAAGTACATAATAACTAGCATACAAAATCTTCATACATATACCATTTTAAATGCTTATGGAGGCTATAACATCAATTTTAAAAATGGTAAGATCTATAGCATTACGGTATTCAACCTTTGCTAA
- a CDS encoding RluA family pseudouridine synthase: MSNNSKKILSNKNNLQVIHEDNHIIIVNKRAGDIVQGDKTGDKPLSEVVKSYLKDKYNKDGNVYLGVVHRLDRPTTGIVMFAKTSKSLPRLNKLFAEKTAKKTYWALVKEQPPKTEDTLIHWLKKNPKNNKSTAYIKEVESGKKAILHYKVIQKLDNFYLLEIDLETGRHHQIRVQLASIGCPIKGDLKYGFDRSNKDASISLHARTLRFIHPVKKEEVFITAPLPNDPLWNACNI, translated from the coding sequence GTGAGTAATAATTCTAAGAAAATCCTTTCCAACAAAAATAACCTTCAAGTTATCCACGAAGACAATCACATCATCATTGTAAATAAAAGAGCTGGAGATATTGTACAAGGTGACAAAACAGGTGATAAACCGCTGAGTGAAGTGGTTAAGTCGTATCTAAAAGATAAATATAATAAGGATGGTAATGTATATCTTGGTGTTGTACATCGCTTAGACCGACCAACCACAGGGATTGTTATGTTTGCAAAGACTAGTAAATCATTACCTCGACTTAATAAATTATTTGCAGAAAAAACAGCGAAAAAAACGTATTGGGCTTTAGTTAAAGAACAACCGCCAAAAACTGAAGACACATTAATTCATTGGCTTAAAAAGAATCCGAAAAATAATAAATCTACAGCATACATAAAGGAAGTCGAAAGTGGCAAAAAAGCTATTCTACATTATAAAGTCATCCAAAAACTTGATAACTTTTATTTACTTGAAATTGATTTAGAAACCGGAAGGCATCACCAAATTCGGGTGCAATTAGCATCCATAGGCTGTCCGATAAAAGGTGATTTAAAATATGGATTTGACCGTAGTAATAAAGATGCCAGTATAAGTTTACATGCTAGAACCTTACGCTTTATCCATCCCGTTAAAAAAGAAGAGGTGTTTATTACAGCTCCATTACCTAATGACCCACTTTGGAATGCTTGCAATATTTAA
- the pxpA gene encoding 5-oxoprolinase subunit PxpA, giving the protein MSYKMEDVVCVDINADVGEGVGNELDLMPFLSSCNIACGGHAGDFVSMKTVVRLAKKNNVKIGAHPSFPDKLNFGREIMNLTDVDLYASLKHQIGTLQSVLHNESVFLNHIKPHGALYNLAAKDEKTARVVIEVVKSLSSPIKLYAPFNSVVANIAKQEAVEVVFEAFADRNYNDDLSLVSRKNKDAILHEKEAVLSHVLTMVKQQKVTSISGVDVPIKATTICVHGDTDNALEILKYLSGNLKKNNIQIQ; this is encoded by the coding sequence ATGTCATATAAAATGGAAGATGTTGTTTGTGTAGATATTAATGCTGATGTTGGTGAGGGGGTCGGTAATGAATTGGATCTCATGCCTTTTTTGTCATCTTGTAATATTGCTTGTGGTGGACATGCTGGTGATTTCGTGAGCATGAAAACAGTAGTTAGGCTTGCTAAGAAGAATAATGTAAAAATCGGTGCCCATCCTTCGTTTCCTGATAAATTGAATTTTGGAAGAGAAATCATGAATCTCACCGATGTAGATTTATACGCGAGTTTAAAACATCAAATAGGAACCTTGCAATCGGTTTTGCACAATGAAAGTGTGTTTTTGAATCATATAAAACCTCATGGAGCACTATATAATTTGGCTGCTAAAGATGAAAAGACAGCACGAGTTGTTATTGAAGTAGTAAAGAGCCTTTCATCTCCAATTAAATTATATGCACCTTTTAATTCCGTTGTCGCCAACATTGCGAAGCAAGAAGCTGTTGAAGTCGTGTTTGAAGCATTCGCAGACCGAAATTATAATGACGATTTATCTTTAGTTTCTCGAAAAAATAAAGACGCAATTTTGCATGAAAAAGAAGCTGTTTTAAGTCATGTTTTGACTATGGTAAAACAACAAAAAGTGACGTCAATAAGTGGGGTAGATGTTCCGATAAAAGCAACGACAATTTGTGTGCATGGGGACACTGATAATGCACTTGAAATTTTGAAGTATTTATCTGGTAATTTGAAGAAAAACAATATTCAAATTCAATAA
- the pxpB gene encoding 5-oxoprolinase subunit PxpB — translation MSYKLRFSQYNERSILIEWPADIDENILQDVLVFKEVIENNSPKQSVQLISSYSSILITYIITIDNINDRILDLKKLYSIQRDVKKTNSKTFRIPVCYDEEFAMDLDGFSKVKNLSKDAIVRLHSETIYTVYFIGFLPGFLYLGGLNVDLHLDRKTTPNLNVKKGSVGIGGKQTGIYPQDSPGGWHIIGNSPIELFNPKQHPPCFINAGDKVKFYPVSKSEFQNIKSAVNNSNFDFKTLVLHD, via the coding sequence ATGAGCTATAAGCTTCGGTTTTCACAATACAATGAACGTTCAATTTTAATAGAATGGCCAGCGGATATTGATGAAAATATACTCCAAGATGTCTTAGTTTTTAAAGAAGTGATTGAAAATAATAGTCCTAAACAATCAGTTCAATTGATTTCTTCATATAGCTCAATATTAATTACTTACATAATAACTATTGACAATATCAATGATAGAATTTTGGACTTAAAGAAACTATATTCAATTCAAAGAGATGTCAAAAAAACAAATTCTAAAACATTTAGAATACCTGTTTGTTATGATGAAGAATTTGCAATGGATTTGGATGGTTTTTCTAAAGTAAAAAACCTTTCAAAAGATGCTATTGTGAGGTTGCATTCCGAGACGATTTACACAGTGTATTTCATAGGGTTTTTACCTGGGTTTTTATATTTAGGAGGACTTAATGTAGACTTACATTTAGATCGAAAAACAACACCAAATCTCAATGTAAAAAAAGGGTCTGTAGGCATCGGTGGAAAACAAACCGGAATCTATCCACAAGACAGTCCAGGTGGTTGGCATATTATTGGAAATTCCCCTATCGAATTATTCAATCCTAAACAACATCCACCATGTTTTATCAATGCAGGAGATAAGGTGAAATTTTATCCAGTTTCAAAATCAGAATTTCAAAACATTAAATCTGCAGTCAACAATTCAAATTTCGATTTCAAAACGTTAGTATTACATGATTAA
- a CDS encoding collagen-like protein has translation MKKITSLLFALTFILTSCTGDQGPPGFDGAPGIPADEYAAQSFEVSPINFQYDNDTGLQEVIVALPYDLLDSDVVLVYRLDEVVTIDGQDTDAWSPLPQNFFLNDTDIIQYVFNHTFADVKLLIDGNFNLSTLDAGFTQNQVFRIVILPADPVNSLDIDFTNLDSVIEAFHITEFETL, from the coding sequence ATGAAAAAAATAACCTCTTTATTATTTGCCCTTACCTTTATATTAACCTCTTGTACAGGAGATCAAGGCCCTCCTGGTTTTGATGGTGCACCAGGTATACCAGCAGATGAATATGCTGCTCAGTCATTTGAGGTATCGCCAATTAATTTTCAATACGATAACGATACAGGTCTTCAGGAAGTAATTGTAGCTTTGCCTTATGACTTACTAGATAGCGATGTTGTTTTAGTTTATAGATTAGATGAAGTAGTAACTATTGATGGACAAGACACTGATGCATGGTCGCCGCTTCCTCAAAACTTCTTTCTTAACGACACTGATATTATTCAATACGTATTTAATCATACTTTTGCTGATGTTAAATTGTTAATAGATGGAAACTTTAATCTTTCAACTTTAGATGCTGGTTTTACTCAAAACCAAGTTTTTAGAATCGTTATTTTACCTGCAGATCCTGTTAATAGCCTTGATATTGATTTTACAAACTTAGACAGTGTCATAGAAGCATTTCATATAACAGAGTTTGAAACACTATAA
- a CDS encoding L-serine ammonia-lyase: MECISVFDMLKIGVGPSSSHTLGPWRAAERWIKELKDKKRFDKVEKITVDLFGSLSLTGKGHATDFAVILGLTGADPERMPIEDIDTIINKVKTDSVLMFNNEREIPFDFKSNIIFNRKSLPFHSNGMIFTALINGRNYKYTYYSIGGGFVVQEERKVSKANKIIFYCTFPYPVAYGTELLKFCEQLRLPISGVVLENEKSIRDESEIDFELKRIWNTMLECMYTGCHTEGNLPGGLNVRRRAFDMHKNIIGDNTYENPQEWLETIRKTEVKFRQILKWVSCFALAVNEVNASLGRVVTAPTNGSAGVIPSVLMYYLVIENHEADFEHIKKFLLVASEIGSIFKKNATISAAMGGCQAEIGVSSAMAAGALTELLGGTPEQVLVAAEIAMEHHLGLTCDPIGGLVQIPCIERNSMGAIKAINAAELALDTDPKNVKVPLDKVVQTMWETAKDMSSKYKETSEGGLAVGVHLTDC; encoded by the coding sequence ATGGAGTGTATTTCAGTTTTCGACATGCTAAAAATTGGTGTAGGCCCATCAAGTTCTCATACCTTGGGTCCTTGGCGAGCGGCAGAGCGTTGGATTAAAGAGTTAAAAGACAAAAAGCGTTTTGATAAGGTTGAAAAAATCACCGTAGACTTATTTGGCTCCTTATCTTTAACAGGCAAAGGACATGCCACAGATTTTGCTGTAATACTAGGTTTAACTGGTGCAGATCCTGAACGCATGCCTATTGAAGATATTGATACCATTATTAATAAAGTAAAGACGGATTCCGTTTTAATGTTTAATAATGAACGTGAGATTCCTTTCGATTTTAAATCTAATATCATTTTTAACCGAAAATCGCTACCATTTCATTCTAACGGAATGATTTTTACAGCGCTAATCAACGGCCGGAATTACAAATACACCTACTACTCTATTGGTGGCGGTTTTGTAGTGCAAGAAGAACGGAAAGTCTCTAAAGCAAACAAGATAATATTCTACTGTACTTTTCCCTATCCTGTCGCTTATGGGACAGAACTACTAAAATTTTGCGAGCAATTACGACTACCAATATCTGGAGTCGTTTTAGAAAATGAAAAATCGATAAGAGATGAATCTGAAATAGATTTTGAATTAAAACGCATTTGGAATACGATGCTAGAATGCATGTATACAGGTTGCCATACCGAAGGTAATTTACCAGGTGGACTTAATGTAAGACGCCGTGCTTTTGACATGCACAAAAATATAATTGGAGACAATACTTACGAAAACCCTCAAGAATGGCTAGAAACCATTAGAAAAACGGAAGTTAAATTTCGTCAGATTCTAAAATGGGTAAGTTGTTTTGCTTTAGCAGTCAATGAAGTTAATGCCTCTTTAGGTCGTGTGGTAACCGCTCCTACGAACGGAAGTGCTGGCGTTATTCCATCGGTATTAATGTATTACTTAGTGATTGAAAATCATGAAGCGGATTTTGAACATATTAAAAAATTCCTTTTAGTGGCTAGTGAAATAGGAAGCATATTTAAAAAGAATGCCACTATTAGTGCTGCTATGGGAGGCTGCCAGGCCGAAATTGGAGTATCCTCTGCCATGGCAGCTGGTGCTTTAACCGAATTATTAGGAGGAACACCAGAACAAGTTTTAGTGGCTGCAGAAATTGCTATGGAACATCACTTAGGTTTAACTTGTGATCCTATTGGTGGTTTAGTTCAAATACCGTGTATAGAACGCAATTCTATGGGAGCCATTAAAGCGATTAATGCCGCTGAATTAGCTTTAGATACAGATCCCAAAAACGTAAAAGTCCCATTAGATAAAGTAGTTCAAACCATGTGGGAAACCGCAAAGGATATGAGTTCTAAGTATAAGGAAACCTCTGAAGGTGGTTTGGCCGTCGGGGTTCATTTAACCGATTGTTAA
- a CDS encoding 5-oxoprolinase subunit C family protein, whose translation MIKVLKTGFYSTIQDQGRLGYLDYGVPCSGAMDSYSSQFANALLGNDGDAAVLEMTMTGANLLFLEATTIAVTGANMRPKLNGKPIVMFKSIIVNSNDMLTFGKLTNGFRTYLAVKGGVLSEMALGSRSMLKGITDNFRIQKGDYLEISNASNVIIPKNAKLKFDNLYLDEDTFDVMKGPEFDQLTKYQQNILFSSTFQVSKYNNRMAYQLEPLVHNDLESILTSPVLPGTVQLTPSGQLIVLMRDCQTTGGYPRVLQLTEKSVNTLSQKTTGNNLILRRSGF comes from the coding sequence ATGATTAAGGTTTTAAAAACAGGGTTCTATTCCACGATTCAAGATCAAGGTCGTTTAGGATATTTGGATTATGGTGTTCCGTGTTCTGGTGCTATGGATTCTTATTCTAGTCAATTTGCAAATGCGCTTCTCGGAAATGATGGAGATGCTGCAGTTTTGGAAATGACAATGACAGGTGCTAATTTACTATTTTTAGAAGCCACAACGATAGCTGTTACTGGTGCTAATATGCGTCCTAAATTGAATGGTAAACCCATCGTAATGTTTAAATCTATTATTGTGAATTCGAATGATATGCTGACTTTTGGAAAATTAACTAATGGTTTTAGAACGTATTTGGCTGTAAAAGGCGGTGTTTTATCCGAAATGGCGCTAGGTAGTAGAAGTATGCTAAAAGGGATAACAGATAACTTCCGAATTCAAAAAGGGGACTATTTAGAAATCAGTAATGCTTCAAATGTTATAATTCCTAAAAACGCAAAGCTAAAGTTTGATAACTTGTATTTGGATGAGGACACTTTTGATGTTATGAAAGGTCCAGAGTTTGATCAACTCACTAAATATCAGCAAAATATACTTTTTAGTAGTACGTTTCAAGTTTCAAAATATAACAATCGTATGGCATATCAGCTAGAGCCTTTGGTTCATAATGATTTAGAATCTATATTGACATCTCCTGTATTGCCAGGAACGGTGCAGCTAACTCCATCAGGACAACTTATCGTTTTAATGCGAGATTGTCAAACCACTGGAGGTTATCCTAGAGTGTTGCAATTAACTGAAAAATCGGTCAATACGCTTAGTCAGAAAACTACTGGTAATAACCTAATACTAAGACGAAGTGGTTTCTAA